The genome window AGAAAATGCCGAAGTTCAACTCGATCTCGATCTCCGGTTACCACATGCAAGAAGCAGGTGCGACTGCCGACCTCGAAATCGGCTACACACTCGCCGACGGTCTTGAGTATCTCCGCACAGGAACTGAAGCTGGCCTCGACATTGATGCCTTCGCACCTCGCCTCTCGTTCTTCTGGGCGATCGGTAAGAACTACTTCATGGAAGTCGCGAAAATGCGTGCCGCACGTTGCCTCTGGGCAAAGCTGGTCAAGCAATTCGACCCGAAGAATCCAAAGTCGCTAGCACTGCGCACACACTCGCAAACATCTGGTTGGTCGCTCACTGAGCAAGATCCATTCAATAATGTAACGCGCACCGCAATCGAAGCGATGGCAGCCGCCTGTGGTCACACACAGTCGCTCCACACCAACGCGCTCGACGAAGCCATCGCCCTACCGACTGACTTCTCTGCACGTATCGCACGTAACACACAGCTCTTCCTCCAAGAAGAAACCGGCATCTGCCGTTTCATCGATCCATGGGGCGGTAGCTACTACGTCGAAGCACTCACTCAAGAAATAATGCAAAAAGCATGGGGTCACATTGAAGAGTGTGAGAAATACGGCGGCATGACAAAGGCCATCGAAGAAGGCATTCCAAAGCTTCGTATTGAAGAAGCCGCAGCACGTCGCCAAGCGCGCATCGACTCCGGCAAGGAAACCATCGTTGGTCTCAACAAGTATCGTCTCGAAAAAGAAGATCCGCTTGAGATCCTCGACATCGATAACTCTGCTGTGCGTGACTCGCAAATCGAGCGCCTCAACAAGCTTAAAGCGGAGCGCGACAACGACGCCTGCCAGAAGGCACTCGCTGCCATCACCAAGAGCATGGAAACCGGCGAAGGCAACGTTCTCGAACTCGCAGTCGAAGCCGCACGTTGCCGTGCGTCGCTCGGTGAAATCTCCGACGCTGTTGAAGCCGTCGTCGGTCGTTACCGCGCCAAGATCCGCTCGATCAACGGCGTTTACGCTAAAGAATTCGGAAGCACACCAATCATGGACGACGTTAAAGAACTCATCACTAAGTTTGAAACCGAAGAAGGTCGCCGCCCTCGCATCATGATCGCGAAGATGGGACAAGACGGACACGACCGTGGCGCCAAGGTGGTTGCTACTGGTTATGCCGACCTCGGATTCGACGTCGACATCGGCCCACTCTTCCAAACACCGGAAGAGACCGCACGTCAGGCTGTTGAGAATGACTGCCACCTCGTGGCCATGTCGTCCCTCGCAGCCGGTCACAAGACCCTGCTTCCATCACTCATCAGTGAGCTCAAGAAGCTCGGCCGCGAAGACATCATGGTCGTCTGCGGTGGTGTGATCCCAGCACAGGACTACGACTATCTCTACGAGAACGGTGCCAGCGCGATCTTCGGCCCAGGAACAGTCATTCCTGATTCCGCCAAGAAGATATTGGAACTGCTACTCGAAGACTAGAGAACGTCGAGCATTGAACGTCCAACATCGAACGTTCAATTAGAGAGACACCCATTCATCAATGGCGCGGACTTAGTTCCGCGCCATTTTTTTGTGCCTACACAGAAGCATCGGGAAGGACGGCCTCCGCGCCGTCCGCCGAACCAAAGCACAGAACCAAAGCACCCGCGATCACCTCAAGCATGCGGTTGTTACTACACTTTTTTTGATGATCGAGAACATGTATAATCCTAAAAAGGAGTAGTTAGAAGTTGGAAGGTAGGAGTTAGAAGCTGAGCATCAGCGCTTCATAGCCCCTGAACCGCTCGCCAATTGGCTTCGCCCTTCGGTTGAATGTCGCTGCGCTCGGCAGGGGCGTCACACTCGACTGTAAGCACTTCATTACCAAAGACTAACTTGCTACGCCAGCTACGGCAGACCTCCGTTTGACTCCTAACTTCTAACTTCTAACTCCTGAATATAGGATAATCGCAACACTGGCCGGAAGGCAGAGCAATGGGGAATATAAACAGGCAAATCAGTCTCTCATTCACACACAGCATACCTAAGAGTCATGAATGAGACCGAGCAGACGACCGAATTAACATCCCAATGCACGACTTGCATCAGTGAAGCATCCTGCAGCACTTGTCACACTGGGCTCTGCCCAGGGACGGTGCTCGCTGGAATATTCGCGGTTATTTGGCTAGCCGTGGCAATCTGGGCAAGGCGTGTAACTGCCAGAGCTCAAGCGACCGAGACCAACGAAGAGTAGGTCTGCTGTTTACGGCACCTCGCGAGGACAGGAACCGTTACAGAACTCTGAGACATGTGGCCTTTGCGCGGTCTTCGCAAAGCAAAGCCCCTACACTGGATCAGAGACACTTTTCACAATCCATGAGACGCTCAAGGATCGCATGCCCCGAACCCCATTCAAAGTTCGACGTTTAATGTTGAACGTTCAATGTCCAGAGCGCTGCGTCAGCGCCTCTTAGGCAGCACGCGTCGCACCATCCCAGCGAGTAGATCCAGCTCCTCGAACTTGAGCATATACAGCACCCCGAAGTAGAGCGCCGCGCCACCTGGCACAAACACACCGACGATCACCGCGGCATTTAACTTATCGGCCAGCTCAAAGCTCAGCACCAAACCATGGCCGATAAAGCAAAACAGCCCCATCGCCACACCAGCGCATAGAATCTTCGCAAACGCTCCACGTAAATGTGAGAACCCCACTTCACTGCGATGCTTTGAAAGCGCCCGCCAGAGACAGGCCGATTGCACAATCGCGGCGAGCACATTACCCGCCGCAAGACCACAGGCACCGAAGAACTGCATCAACACTAGACCGCTTATCAAATTCACGACCAGACACAGGCCCGCCACACGCACGGGCGTCTTCATATCCTTACACGCGTGCAAACCACGCGTTGCAAAGGTCGCCGCAGAATAGAACGGTAGCCCTAAGCCATAGATCGCAATCAGCGGAATCGTTTGCGCGACATTTTGCGTGCTAAACGCTCCCCACCGAAACAACAGCTCCAGAATCGGCTGCCCCAGAACGAACAGCCCCACGCCTGCTGGTAACGAAATCCCTACCACCAAGCGCATGCCTTGTGTCAATGCACTCGCAAAACCTTGATCGTCTTTATCCGAGACCGCACGCGCCAACAGCGGGAAGAACACCGTCGCCACCGCGACCGTAAAGATCCCCAGCGGCAACTCCATCAACCGACTCGCGAGATACAGCACCGACACCGCCGACTCATCCAGTGAATACGCCAGCAACCGCGATACTAAAATATTCACCTGCAAAATCGCCGCCCCCATCAGGCCAGGCAAGAACAAGCGCCACAACTCACTCATCTCGGCTGAAGCACGCCGCTTCTGCAACCGCGGACGCCACCCTTGACGCGCCAGATCCCATGCCGGCAACATCAGCTGAAACAGCCCGCCCACCAGCACACCGCCACAGAGCCAATACACGATCCGCGCCTGATCATCGTTCAGCCACATACCTGCGACCAACGCACCTATCATCGCGAGATTCAGTAACATCGGCGTGCTAGCAGCGACCGCAAAGCGCCCTAGAATATTGAGCCCCGCCGAGATAATCGCCGCTAGGCAGATAAAAATCATATACGGCAGCAGCACCACCGCCAACTCAGCGCCTAATGACCAACGATCCGAGAGCATCCCACTCTTTGCGAGCGTGCCAAACACGAGCATCCCACTCACCACCAGCGCCGACAATATCAGCAATAGCCTCAGTAACACCTGGTTAAAAAAGGCAAACGCAGCCGAGCGTCCCGCACGCTGTAGCACATCCGAAAAGATCGGCACCATGGCCGAAGTAAGTGCGCCCTCCCCCAACAATCGGCGAAAAAGATTTGGCAAAGTAAATGCTAGAATGAACGCATCATT of Lentimonas sp. CC4 contains these proteins:
- the scpA gene encoding methylmalonyl-CoA mutase gives rise to the protein MKPDFTNIAYEAPKPNATREDWAAQVKQETGKSVDELVTETMEQIDVDSLYGKDAYEGMEHLDYTAGIEPNLRGPYATMYAFRPWTVRQYAGFSTAEESNAFYKRNIAAGQQGLSVAFDLATHRGYDSDHPRVVGDVGKAGVAIDSILDMNVLFDDIDLSKVSVSMTMNGAVLPVLAFYILAGLEQGHKLEQLAGTIQNDILKEFMVRNTYIYPPTPSMRIIGDIFEFTSQKMPKFNSISISGYHMQEAGATADLEIGYTLADGLEYLRTGTEAGLDIDAFAPRLSFFWAIGKNYFMEVAKMRAARCLWAKLVKQFDPKNPKSLALRTHSQTSGWSLTEQDPFNNVTRTAIEAMAAACGHTQSLHTNALDEAIALPTDFSARIARNTQLFLQEETGICRFIDPWGGSYYVEALTQEIMQKAWGHIEECEKYGGMTKAIEEGIPKLRIEEAAARRQARIDSGKETIVGLNKYRLEKEDPLEILDIDNSAVRDSQIERLNKLKAERDNDACQKALAAITKSMETGEGNVLELAVEAARCRASLGEISDAVEAVVGRYRAKIRSINGVYAKEFGSTPIMDDVKELITKFETEEGRRPRIMIAKMGQDGHDRGAKVVATGYADLGFDVDIGPLFQTPEETARQAVENDCHLVAMSSLAAGHKTLLPSLISELKKLGREDIMVVCGGVIPAQDYDYLYENGASAIFGPGTVIPDSAKKILELLLED
- the murJ gene encoding murein biosynthesis integral membrane protein MurJ, which gives rise to MLKNLKNIVVVSLSTVGSRVLGLVRDILIFAALGASAWNDAFILAFTLPNLFRRLLGEGALTSAMVPIFSDVLQRAGRSAAFAFFNQVLLRLLLILSALVVSGMLVFGTLAKSGMLSDRWSLGAELAVVLLPYMIFICLAAIISAGLNILGRFAVAASTPMLLNLAMIGALVAGMWLNDDQARIVYWLCGGVLVGGLFQLMLPAWDLARQGWRPRLQKRRASAEMSELWRLFLPGLMGAAILQVNILVSRLLAYSLDESAVSVLYLASRLMELPLGIFTVAVATVFFPLLARAVSDKDDQGFASALTQGMRLVVGISLPAGVGLFVLGQPILELLFRWGAFSTQNVAQTIPLIAIYGLGLPFYSAATFATRGLHACKDMKTPVRVAGLCLVVNLISGLVLMQFFGACGLAAGNVLAAIVQSACLWRALSKHRSEVGFSHLRGAFAKILCAGVAMGLFCFIGHGLVLSFELADKLNAAVIVGVFVPGGAALYFGVLYMLKFEELDLLAGMVRRVLPKRR